The proteins below come from a single Comamonas antarctica genomic window:
- a CDS encoding DUF3683 domain-containing protein has protein sequence MNLPIAQAALLAKAAEPARLREIPYNYTSFSDREIVIRLLGTSMWDVLNQLREERRTGRSARMLYEVLGDIWVVQRNPYLQDDLLDNPDRRKALVDALQHRLAEVDKRREPGMDAERDALVGQLVEAARGAIAEFNTTFEAAAELRRRVQRTLKRLTAKDNIKFDGLSRVSHVTDATDWRVEYPFVVLTPDTEAEMAGLVKGCIELGLTIIPRGGGTGYTGGAIPLTWRSVVINTEKLEAMTEVEMLRIPGQEQEVGTIWTEAGVVTQRVADAAERGGFVFAVDPTSAEASCIGGNVAMNAGGKKAVLWGTALDNLVSWRMVTPNAQWLEVTRTDHNMGKIHDAEVATFELRYFEADGKTPVRSETLSIPGKSFRKEGLGKDVTDKFLSGLPGIQKEGCDGLITSARWVVHRMPQHTRTVCMEFFGNAKDAVPSIVEIKDFMFAEQKRSGVLLAGLEHLDDRYLKAVGYATKSKKGNGHLPKMVLLGDIAGDNADDVARVAAEVVRIANSRNGEGFTAVSAEARKKFWLDRKRTAAISRHTNAFKINEDVVIPLPRMAEYTDGIERINIELSLRNKIQLCDALHDFFAHGNLPLGKQDDAGEIPSAELLEDRVQQALELIAGVRAEWAGWLADVEALFPQLQDHSLRASWKTQLRAPLAQVFSGGAFKPILDEIQAIHQKVLKGRVWVALHMHAGDGNVHTNIPVNSDNYEMLQTAHEAVARIMVLARSLDGVISGEHGIGITKLEFLTDEELAPFAAYKQRVDPEGRFNKGKLIRDAHLTAGEMAHDGQAARESLMYSDLTNAYTPSFGLMGHESLIMQQSDIGAIADSVKDCLRCGKCKPVCATHVPRASLLYSPRNKILATSLLVEAFLYEEQTRRGVSLKHWQEFEDVADHCTVCHKCFNPCPVKIDFGDVTMNMRNLLRKMDKKSFNPGNKLTMTFLNATNPDTIKVMRQAMVGVGFKAQRLAVDVFKAVGRKQTNHPPSTVGKPPLKEQVIHFVNKKLPGGLPKKTARALLDIENKDYVPIIRNPKTTQAETEAVFYFPGCGSERLFSQVGLATQAMLWHAGVQTVLPPGYLCCGYPQRGSGQFDVADKMITDNRVLFHRVANTLNYLDIKTVVVSCGTCYDQLQGYEFDKIFPGSRIIDIHEFLLEKGITLGQAGGYLYHDPCHTPMKLQDPMKTVKGLMGDQVLKSERCCGESGTLGVSRPDISTQIRFRKEEQLRKGEAELKANGALAADDNVKILTSCPSCLQGLSRYGDDLQNGLLEADYIVVEMARKILGENWMPEYVARANAGGIERVLV, from the coding sequence ATGAATCTTCCGATTGCGCAGGCCGCCTTGCTCGCCAAGGCCGCCGAACCTGCCCGTCTCCGAGAAATCCCCTATAACTACACCTCGTTCTCCGACCGGGAGATCGTGATCCGGTTGCTGGGCACGTCCATGTGGGATGTATTGAACCAGCTGCGCGAGGAGCGCCGCACGGGCCGCTCGGCACGCATGTTGTACGAGGTGCTGGGCGATATCTGGGTGGTGCAGCGCAACCCCTATCTGCAAGACGATCTGCTGGACAACCCCGACCGCCGCAAGGCGCTGGTCGATGCGCTCCAGCACCGCCTGGCCGAGGTCGACAAGCGGCGCGAGCCCGGCATGGATGCCGAGCGCGACGCGCTGGTGGGCCAGCTGGTCGAGGCCGCACGCGGCGCGATCGCTGAATTCAATACCACCTTCGAGGCCGCCGCCGAGCTGCGCCGGCGCGTGCAGCGCACGCTCAAGCGCCTCACGGCCAAGGACAACATCAAGTTCGACGGCCTGTCGCGCGTGAGCCACGTGACGGACGCCACCGACTGGCGCGTCGAGTATCCGTTCGTGGTGCTGACTCCCGATACCGAGGCCGAGATGGCCGGTCTGGTCAAGGGCTGCATCGAGCTGGGGCTGACCATCATTCCGCGTGGGGGCGGCACGGGCTACACCGGCGGCGCGATTCCGCTGACCTGGCGCAGCGTGGTGATCAACACCGAGAAGCTCGAGGCCATGACCGAGGTCGAGATGCTGCGCATTCCCGGCCAGGAGCAGGAAGTCGGCACGATCTGGACCGAAGCCGGCGTGGTCACGCAGCGCGTGGCGGATGCGGCCGAGCGCGGCGGCTTCGTGTTTGCCGTCGACCCGACCTCGGCCGAGGCGTCGTGCATCGGCGGCAACGTGGCGATGAATGCGGGCGGCAAGAAGGCCGTGCTGTGGGGCACGGCGCTCGACAACCTGGTCAGCTGGCGCATGGTCACGCCCAACGCGCAGTGGCTCGAAGTCACGCGCACCGACCACAACATGGGCAAGATCCACGATGCCGAGGTCGCGACGTTCGAGCTGCGCTATTTCGAAGCCGATGGCAAGACGCCGGTGCGCAGCGAGACGCTGAGCATTCCCGGCAAGAGCTTCCGCAAGGAAGGCCTGGGCAAGGACGTGACCGACAAGTTCCTGTCGGGGCTGCCAGGCATCCAGAAGGAAGGCTGCGACGGCCTGATCACCAGCGCGCGCTGGGTCGTGCACCGCATGCCCCAGCACACGCGCACCGTCTGCATGGAGTTCTTCGGCAATGCCAAGGACGCGGTGCCGAGCATCGTCGAGATCAAGGACTTCATGTTCGCCGAGCAAAAGCGCTCGGGCGTGCTGCTGGCCGGCCTCGAACACCTGGACGACCGCTACCTCAAGGCCGTGGGCTATGCGACCAAGAGCAAGAAGGGCAACGGCCATCTGCCGAAGATGGTGCTGCTCGGCGACATTGCCGGCGACAACGCCGACGACGTGGCGCGCGTGGCGGCCGAGGTCGTGCGCATCGCCAACTCGCGCAATGGCGAAGGCTTCACGGCCGTGAGCGCTGAGGCGCGCAAGAAGTTCTGGCTCGACCGCAAGCGCACGGCCGCGATCTCGCGCCACACCAACGCCTTCAAGATCAATGAAGACGTGGTGATTCCGCTGCCGCGCATGGCCGAGTACACCGACGGCATCGAGCGCATCAACATCGAGCTGAGCCTGCGCAACAAGATCCAGCTGTGCGACGCGCTGCATGACTTCTTCGCGCACGGCAACCTGCCGCTGGGCAAGCAGGACGACGCGGGCGAGATCCCTTCGGCCGAACTGCTCGAAGACCGCGTGCAGCAGGCGCTGGAGCTGATTGCCGGCGTGCGCGCCGAGTGGGCCGGCTGGCTGGCCGATGTCGAAGCGCTGTTCCCGCAGCTGCAGGACCACAGCCTGCGCGCGAGCTGGAAAACGCAGCTGCGCGCGCCGCTGGCGCAGGTGTTCTCGGGCGGCGCGTTCAAGCCCATCCTCGACGAGATCCAGGCCATCCACCAGAAGGTGCTCAAGGGCCGTGTCTGGGTGGCGCTGCACATGCATGCCGGCGACGGCAACGTGCACACCAATATTCCGGTCAACAGCGACAACTACGAGATGCTGCAGACCGCGCACGAGGCCGTGGCGCGCATCATGGTGCTGGCGCGCAGCCTCGACGGCGTGATCTCGGGCGAGCATGGCATCGGCATCACCAAGCTCGAATTCCTCACGGACGAGGAACTGGCGCCGTTTGCCGCCTACAAGCAGCGCGTCGACCCCGAGGGCCGCTTCAACAAGGGCAAGCTGATCCGCGACGCCCACCTCACGGCGGGCGAGATGGCGCACGACGGGCAGGCGGCGCGCGAATCGCTGATGTATTCGGACCTGACCAATGCCTATACGCCGAGCTTCGGCCTGATGGGCCATGAATCGCTGATCATGCAGCAGTCCGATATCGGCGCGATTGCCGATTCGGTCAAGGACTGCCTGCGCTGCGGCAAGTGCAAGCCGGTCTGCGCCACGCACGTGCCGCGCGCCAGCCTGCTCTACAGCCCGCGCAACAAGATCCTCGCGACCTCGCTGCTGGTCGAGGCCTTCCTCTACGAGGAACAGACGCGGCGCGGCGTGTCGCTCAAGCACTGGCAGGAATTCGAGGACGTGGCCGACCACTGCACGGTGTGCCACAAGTGCTTCAATCCCTGCCCGGTGAAGATCGACTTCGGCGACGTGACCATGAACATGCGCAATCTGCTGCGCAAGATGGACAAGAAGAGCTTCAATCCGGGCAACAAGCTCACGATGACCTTCCTGAACGCGACCAACCCGGACACCATCAAGGTGATGCGCCAGGCCATGGTCGGCGTCGGCTTCAAGGCCCAGCGCCTGGCCGTGGACGTGTTCAAGGCCGTGGGCCGCAAGCAGACCAATCATCCGCCGTCGACGGTGGGCAAGCCGCCGCTCAAGGAGCAGGTGATCCACTTCGTCAACAAGAAGCTGCCGGGCGGCCTGCCGAAGAAGACCGCGCGCGCGTTGCTGGACATCGAGAACAAGGACTACGTCCCGATCATCCGCAATCCCAAGACCACGCAGGCGGAAACCGAGGCGGTGTTCTACTTCCCGGGCTGCGGCTCGGAGCGCCTGTTCAGCCAGGTCGGCCTGGCCACGCAGGCCATGCTGTGGCACGCAGGCGTGCAGACCGTGCTGCCGCCGGGCTACCTGTGCTGCGGCTACCCGCAGCGCGGCAGCGGCCAGTTCGATGTCGCGGACAAGATGATCACGGACAACCGCGTGCTGTTCCACCGCGTGGCCAACACGCTCAACTACCTCGATATCAAGACCGTGGTGGTGAGTTGCGGAACCTGCTACGACCAGCTCCAGGGCTACGAGTTCGACAAGATCTTCCCGGGCAGCCGGATCATCGACATCCACGAGTTCCTGCTGGAAAAGGGCATCACGCTGGGCCAGGCCGGTGGTTACCTGTACCACGACCCCTGCCATACGCCAATGAAGCTGCAGGACCCGATGAAGACCGTCAAGGGCCTGATGGGCGACCAGGTGCTCAAGAGCGAGCGCTGCTGCGGCGAGTCGGGCACGCTGGGCGTGAGCCGGCCCGACATCTCGACGCAGATCCGCTTCCGCAAAGAGGAGCAACTGCGCAAGGGCGAGGCCGAACTCAAGGCCAACGGCGCGCTCGCGGCCGACGACAACGTCAAGATCCTGACCAGCTGCCCGAGCTGCCTGCAAGGCCTGAGCCGCTACGGCGACGACCTGCAAAACGGCTTGCTCGAAGCCGACTACATCGTGGTCGAGATGGCGCGCAAGATCCTGGGCGAGAACTGGATGCCCGAATACGTCGCGCGCGCCAACGCCGGCGGCATCGAACGGGTGCTGGTATGA
- the ugpA gene encoding sn-glycerol-3-phosphate ABC transporter permease UgpA gives MEKRVLFRSTWLPWVLLLPQLLIIGIFFFWPAGQAVLQSFQIEDAFGMSTEWVGLENFANLLDDPTYLNSFMRTALFSVLVAGLGISVSLILAIFADRIVRAAMLYKTLLIVPYAVAPVIAGVLWMFMFSPSLGVVAHYLGELGYNWNHIMNDNQAMALVVLASVWKQISYNFLFFLAGLQSIPKSLIEAASIDGAGPWRRFWNIQLPLLSPTTFFLLVINIVYAFFDTFGIIDAATAGGPGQSTSILVYKVYQDGFKSLDLGSSAAQSVILMVIVVVLTVVQFRYVEKKVQY, from the coding sequence ATGGAAAAACGCGTACTTTTCCGCTCTACATGGCTGCCCTGGGTCTTGCTGCTGCCCCAGCTGCTGATCATTGGCATCTTCTTCTTCTGGCCTGCAGGCCAGGCCGTGCTCCAGTCGTTCCAGATCGAAGATGCCTTCGGCATGAGCACGGAATGGGTCGGCCTGGAGAACTTCGCCAACCTGCTGGACGATCCGACCTACCTCAATTCCTTCATGCGCACCGCACTGTTCTCGGTGCTGGTGGCGGGCCTGGGGATTTCGGTATCGCTGATCCTGGCGATCTTTGCCGACCGCATCGTGCGTGCGGCCATGCTCTACAAGACCCTGCTGATCGTCCCCTACGCCGTGGCTCCGGTCATTGCCGGCGTGCTGTGGATGTTCATGTTCTCGCCCTCGCTGGGCGTCGTGGCCCACTACCTGGGCGAGCTGGGCTACAACTGGAACCACATCATGAACGACAACCAGGCCATGGCGCTGGTGGTCCTGGCTTCGGTGTGGAAGCAGATCTCGTACAACTTCCTGTTTTTCCTGGCCGGCCTGCAGTCGATCCCCAAGTCGCTGATCGAGGCCGCGTCCATCGACGGTGCCGGCCCATGGCGCCGCTTCTGGAACATCCAGTTGCCGCTGCTGTCGCCGACCACCTTCTTCCTGCTGGTGATCAACATCGTCTACGCGTTCTTCGATACCTTCGGCATCATCGACGCGGCGACGGCCGGCGGCCCCGGCCAGTCGACCTCGATCCTGGTCTACAAGGTCTACCAGGACGGCTTCAAGTCGCTGGACCTGGGCAGCTCCGCAGCCCAGTCGGTGATCCTGATGGTCATCGTGGTGGTGCTGACGGTGGTGCAGTTCCGCTATGTCGAAAAGAAGGTGCAGTACTGA
- the ugpB gene encoding sn-glycerol-3-phosphate ABC transporter substrate-binding protein UgpB — protein MHFKSLAIAAAIAATCASAQAQTEIQWWHSMTAVNNEWVNDLAKQFNESQKEYKVVPTFKGVYDESMTAAIAAFRSGNAPHILQVFEVGTATMMASKGATVPVGKVMTDAGLTFDPKAYIPAVAGYYTAPNGQMLSFPFNSSTTIFYYNKDAFKKAGLNPDVAPKTWPEVFEAAKKLKASGHSCPMTLAWQGWTQLESFSTWHNVEFATKSNGLAGMDARLKINSPLHVKHIDALGKAAAAGEFVYKGRASSAQASFTSGECAMIQTSSGFYGDVAKNAKFAYALAPLPYYPDVKGAPQNTVIGGASLWVMAGKKAEEYKGVAKFFDFLSQSKVQAASHQRTGYLPVTMAAYDLTEKSGFYQKNPGTDVAVQQMIRKVTDNSRGIRLGNYVQIRTIEDEELEQVWSGKKSAKDALDSIVKRGDELLVRFERANKK, from the coding sequence ATGCATTTCAAATCTTTGGCCATTGCTGCGGCCATCGCCGCCACCTGCGCCTCTGCCCAAGCCCAAACCGAAATCCAGTGGTGGCATTCGATGACGGCCGTGAACAACGAGTGGGTCAATGACCTGGCCAAGCAGTTCAACGAAAGCCAGAAGGAATACAAGGTCGTACCCACCTTCAAGGGTGTCTACGACGAAAGCATGACGGCCGCGATCGCCGCCTTCCGCTCGGGCAACGCGCCCCACATCCTGCAAGTGTTCGAAGTCGGCACCGCGACCATGATGGCTTCCAAGGGCGCCACCGTGCCCGTGGGCAAGGTCATGACCGACGCCGGCCTGACGTTCGACCCCAAGGCCTACATCCCCGCCGTCGCTGGCTACTACACCGCGCCCAACGGCCAGATGCTGAGCTTCCCGTTCAACAGCTCGACCACGATCTTCTATTACAACAAGGACGCCTTCAAGAAGGCCGGCCTGAACCCCGACGTCGCGCCCAAGACCTGGCCCGAAGTGTTCGAAGCCGCCAAGAAGCTCAAGGCCAGCGGCCACAGCTGCCCGATGACGCTGGCCTGGCAAGGCTGGACCCAGCTCGAGAGCTTCTCGACCTGGCACAACGTCGAGTTCGCCACCAAGTCCAACGGCTTGGCCGGCATGGACGCGCGCCTGAAGATCAACTCGCCGCTGCACGTCAAGCACATCGACGCGCTGGGCAAGGCTGCCGCCGCCGGCGAATTCGTCTACAAGGGCCGCGCCTCCTCGGCCCAGGCTTCGTTCACCTCGGGTGAATGCGCCATGATCCAGACCTCGTCGGGCTTCTACGGCGACGTGGCCAAGAACGCCAAGTTCGCCTACGCGCTGGCTCCCCTGCCCTACTACCCCGATGTCAAGGGCGCGCCGCAGAACACCGTCATCGGCGGTGCCTCGCTGTGGGTCATGGCCGGCAAGAAGGCCGAAGAGTACAAGGGCGTGGCCAAGTTCTTCGACTTCCTGTCGCAGAGCAAGGTCCAGGCCGCGAGCCACCAGCGCACCGGCTACCTGCCGGTCACCATGGCGGCTTACGACCTGACGGAAAAGTCGGGCTTCTACCAGAAGAACCCCGGCACCGATGTGGCCGTGCAACAGATGATCCGCAAGGTCACCGACAACTCGCGCGGCATCCGCCTGGGCAACTACGTGCAGATCCGCACCATCGAGGACGAAGAACTCGAACAGGTCTGGAGCGGCAAGAAGTCCGCCAAGGACGCGCTGGACTCCATCGTCAAGCGTGGCGACGAACTGCTGGTGCGTTTCGAGCGCGCCAACAAGAAGTAA